Part of the Hemitrygon akajei chromosome 16, sHemAka1.3, whole genome shotgun sequence genome is shown below.
cgatgacctttgcctggttagggagagcgaggaggtgatagagaggagttacaggcaggtagtcacaccggggccacaggagacagacaagtgggttacagtcaggagaaggaaggggaagagtcaagtATTAGAGAGTATCCCTGGGGCTgaaccccttgacaataagtactcctgtttgagtactgttggggggggaatggcctacctgggggaagcaacagtggccgtgcctccggcacagagtccagccctgtagctcagaagggtacagaaaggaagaggaaggcagtagtgataggggactctatagttagggggtcagacaggtgattctgtggatgcaggaaagaaactcggatggtagtttgcctcccaggtgccagggtccgggatgttttggatcacatccaagatatcctgcggtgggagggagaacagccagaggttgtggtacgtattggtaccaatgacataggtaggaaaagggaagaggtcctgaaaaaagactacagggggttaagaaggaagttgagaagcagaaccgcaaaggtagtaatctcaggattactgcctgtgccacgcaacagtgagaataggaataggatgaggtggaggataaatgtgtagctgagggattggagcaaggggcagggattcagatttctggatcattgggacctcttttggggcaggtgtgacctgtacaaaaaggatgggttgcaattgaatcccagggggaccaatatcctagctgggaggtttgctaaggctactggtgAGAGtttaactagaattgttggggggtggtaaccaaactgaagagactggggaagaggcggctggctcacaaatagagaaagcttagagACAGTATGTgaaggaggacaggcaggtgatagagaagggacacgctcagaccaaaggtttgagatgtgtctattttaacacaaggagtgttgtgaacaaagtggatgagcttagagcgtggatcagtacttggagactgttaatcagagatagtgtcacagctgcagaaaaggtggatgccatggagggattgtctacggagtttctgtgggtggagattaggaacaggaaggggtcaataactttactgggtgttttttatagaccgcccaatagtaacagggatatcgaggaacagatagggaaacagatcctggaaaggtgtaataataacagagttgtcatgatgggagattttaatttcccaaatatcaattggcatctccctagagcaaggggtttagatggggtggagtttgttagatgtgttcaggaaggtttcttggcaCAATATGtacataagcctacaagaggagaggctgtaattgatttggtattgggaaatgaacctggtcaggtgtcagatctctcagtgggagagcattttggagatagtgatcataattctatctcctttacaatagcattggagagagataggaacagacaagttagaaaagcatttaattggagtaagggtaaTTATGAGACTgccaggcaggaaattggaagcttaaattggaaacgttctcagggaaaagtacagaagaagtgtggcaaatgttcaggggatatttgtgtggtgttctgcataggtacgttccaatgagacagggaagttatggtagggcacAGGAACCGTAGTGTTTGTACAccactgtaataaatctagtcaagaagaaaagaaaagtttacaaaaggttcagaaagctaggtaatgttaaaaatctataagattataaggctaacaggaaggagcttaagaaggaaattaggaaaaccagaagaggccatgagaaggctttggcggacaggattaaggaaaaccccaaggcattctacaagatgtgaagagcaagaggttaagacgtgaaagaatagaacctatcaagtgtgatagtgggaaagtgtgcatggaactgaggaaatagcagaggtagttaatgaatactttgcttcactatggaaaaggatagtagtgctgacttgcagcagactgaaaagcttgagcatgtagatattaagaaagaggatgtgctggagcttttggaaagtatcaagttggatatgtcaccaggaccggatgagatgtaccccaggctactgtgggaggcaagggaggagattgttgaaccTCTGGCGatgttctttgcatcatcagtggggatgggagaggttgcggacgattggagggttgtggatgtttttcctttatttaagaaagggagtagaggtagcccaggaaattatagaccagtgagtcttatctcaatggatggtaagttgatggagaagatcctgagagcaggatttatgaacatttggagaggtataatatgattaggaatagtcagcacggctttgtcaaaggcaggtcgtgccttacgagcctgattgaactttttgaggatgtgactaaacacactgatgaaggaagagcagtacatgtagtgtatatggatttcagcaaggcatttgataagccccatgcaaggcttattgagaaagtaaggaggcatgggatccaaggggacattgctttgtggatccagaactgtcttgcccactaaggcaaagagtggttgtagatgggtcatattctgcatggaggtcagtcaccagtagagtgcctcagggatttgttctgggacccttaaatttcatgatttttatcaatgacctggatgaggaagtagagggatgggttagtaagtttgctgatgacacaaaggttgaaggtgttgtggatagtgtggagggctgtcagaggttacagcgggacattgataggatgcaaaactgggctgagaagtggcagatggagttcaacccagttaagtgtgaaatggttcattttggtaggtcaaatatgatggcagaatatagtattaatggtaagactcttggcaatgtggaggatcagagggatcttggggtccgagtccaaaggactctcaaagcagctgtgcaggttgactctgtggttaagaaggcatacggtgtattggcttcatcaatcgtggaattgaatttaggagccaagaggtaatgttgcagttatgtaggaccctggtcagaccccacttggagtactgtgctcagttctggttgtctcactacaggaaggatgtggaagccatagaaagggtgcagaggagatttacaaggatgttgcctggactggggagcatgccttatgaaaacaggttgagtgaactctgccttttctcctcggaccgaccgaggatgagaggtgacctgatagaggtgtataagatgatgagaggcattgatcgtgtggatagtcagaggctttttcccagggctgaaatggttgccacaagaggacacaggtttaaggtgctgaggagtaggtacagaggagatgtcaggggtaagttttttactcagagtgatgagtgcgtggaatgggctgccggcaacggtggtggaagtggatacgatagggtcttttaagagacttttggataggtacatggagcttagaaaaatagagagctatgggtaagcctagtaatttctaacgtattgacatgttcggcacaactgtgggccgaagggtttgtattgtgctgtaggttttctatgtttctaattcccGCAGCTgtttggaaggagtttgtacatcctctctACGACCGTagggctttcctcccacattccaaagacgtatgggtccATATGCTCGTTGCAGAGACAGGTGTAATAATTAGGCAGTGCGGGCTCATTGGCCCAGAAGAGCCTGAAACTGTGCTGTATATCTAAACTAAAAAATAGCTTCTGTAAATTCATGTAATTATAAGAATACCCTATTTTGAAATTAAATGAAATGTTGGAAATTTCATTTCCTACTGCTTTTATTtacctttatttatttatatctatcTCTCTGACTACCAACAGTACCTACCTATCTGCATACACAATGggacagacccttctggccctttgagccctgCCACCCACCAATCCTCCGATTtcacccgagcctaatcacaggacaacttacaatgacaatcaacctaccaaccggcctgtctttggactgtgggaggaaactggagcacccggaggaaacccggaGACAGAGGAGCTCCTAGTGTCAATTATTCATTCTCTCTTTACGAGCTTGGTCTCCATATCATCGTATATATTCCATCTCCACAACTCCCCATCTCTGCTAGTGTTATTCCCCATTCAGTTCTGACAAAAGGTCACTGACCTCTGACCTCAGTGCCATtcctcccttcacagatgctgcttgaccaactgagtgtttccagcatttcccgaTGATATGTCCATACAGGGTTGCTATTTTCAGAATATGGATCTTCTCACTATCAGGTGACACAGGTGTAGATCTCACCTTGGTGGGCAGCTGGTTACTTACCCTTCACCTGCCTCATATAGTTGGTTGGCTCATGGTCTTACTAAAGGACAGAGCCACAGATAGCATCTAACACACTCATCTTTCCTGATATCTCCACACGGTGGGAGAAAAGTCATCACACCTGTGGAGTAGGTTCAACCTGGGCAGAGATCTGAAGTGCAAAAATCTAAATGTTTCTTCTTCTATCTTACAGAAAAATTGAAGGCCAACAAAATTATCTTCGTGATTGGTGAGTAAAGTCATTCTCGCTCCTTTCTGTTTCCTAAAGATAAAGCTGTTAAGATCGAACGTCATGTGGATGAATAATTCCCAGTAAATTACAGCACATTGCAGTGAAATCTGAGCCGTGTTCCTTAAGTGAAAGAAGTTaaagggaaatttgatagaggtgtttaaaattatcAAGGGCTTCAACAGAGGAGAAACTGTtacagaggagagggagggaaaggtaACCAGCAAAGGAACCAAAAGGGCAGATAAGGAATTttaaaaatgagaaaatctgcagatgctggagatccgagcagcacactcaaaatgctggaggaactcagcaggccaggcagcatcaatggaaaagagtacagtcgacgtttcaggccaaaatccttcGGCTAGAATTTTAATTCCAGTAACTTTCTGAGATCAGAGAAGTGCAGCCTAAAGGAAGGAATTTCCAAAGAAAATCggcagaaatttaaagaaagaacCAATTTTAGACCTATGAGGAAAGAAAGGACTAATTGGGTTAGTCGATTCAAAGTAATAGTACAGATATGATGGCTGAATGGCCTTGTATATGGGATAAAACCAAGGTATTGTTCTCTTTGGGAAGGCCCCCTCCCACCCTCATCCAAACCACTGCTGCCTGTGTCCTGAAGCTCACGCCATACATGTGCTCACCGGCTCCCAGTACAGTAACAGCAAGACTTCAAGATTTTCAACCTTGCTTTCAAATTCCTCCACAATTCCACACTGTTCCCTACAGTTGTGACCTTCTTCAAACAGAATCAGTTGGAATCAAATTAGAAtccgaatcagatttattatcgttGACTATCGTACAGTGTAAAATTTGTTGCTGAATTCAAGATCtctggtgattttttttaaaccagatcAGCACATTGAATCTGCAGTACTTTGATCAGAAATTGGAATGGAGCATTGGACCCTGATCCtacttcactctcagtgtttcagggtAAAGAGGGCCTTGCTGTTCATGACCAGGAAGCTAAATCAAGAATACCTTCATTCTGGTCTCTACATCATCACTAATTGAATCACGGTGTCATTGTCAATCATACCGCAAACACTCTCTCACTAATTCTGGTTCTAGCTTTAATCCTCTacctacttacttacttactgcctgttacaccgccAGCGTTCAGGgctgcaatgaaggtcctccatctctgtctgtccttgtcgcacacagatatagaaagtTACTTCCTTGCTGTTTCTGTATCATTTTTGGCTagtcaaggttgttagccctgagcaggTTAGCCCCGAATCTGCAAGACCGGTGGACTacttttagtctggcctctaccctttgacctgtttgacatggatgaccctaccaagagccaaagcataaggccctgactccagccaacgtagctctccgggtcattaagACACGCAGTCTCCAAACACTACAACATCACTGTGGTCCTCTGGGAGGAATCCTACAATAACCCTAGATCTAATTCTATAGCTAATCCCAGGCCCGACCCCATAATGGCatgatagcgtagtggttagcgtagcGTTTTGTAGTGCTAGCAACCCAGATTCACTTCCactgctggctgtaaggagtttgcagtGTTCTCCCTACGAttccatgggtttcctccggttttctcccacattccaaagacgtaacgtttattaagttgtgggcatgctatgctggcgctGGAATCGTGACAACACTCGCAATCTGCCCCCAGTGCATCCCCTGACTGTGCTGGGTAtcgacacaaacaacacatttgactgtgtgtttcaatgtatcgatgtataaataaagctaatcttataaCTAATTTTATACCTAATCCAGTAACTAATCCAATACTTGGCTCCCTCTGTGTGTTTCAGTGCTAAATTTTCCTTACTAATTTTCCCGTAACACAGTTGAGGGGCATGGTGCAAATGTGGGCGCATTGCACTAAAACAAGAGGAAGGTTTGCACATAAACGAACGTGCGAGTCTCCCAGTAACCTGTGCTGCGTTTCAGGGGGGCCTGGATCAGGGAAAGGCAGCCAGTGCTTGAAAATGATGGAGAAGTACGGCTTCACGCACCTGTCCACAGGGAACCTGCTGCGGAAGGAGATAACCAATGAAACGGAACGAGGTAAAAAGATCAAGAAGATAATGGTCGAAGGAGGCTTGGTTCCGCTGGTGAGTACCGTGAGCGTGCTGTTCCCCGTCACCTGCTGACCTGCACTGCAATCAGCCGTTCGAGTAAATGAAATGGAGTCTAGTAAACTGATCTCTCCCACCTTTCTACACCATAACCTCCTCCTCCAAAAGAGAATTCTTACTAACCTTGTCAATGTGGTGAAAGTGTTTCCCTTCTAGCTCTTTTCTAGGACAACATAGTAGGCCATTTTCCCACATGTCAATTCAGCAACATAATGATGTTCAATCTGTTCTCATCATGTTGGTGGAGGATAAACATTGGTTCCAGAACAGCAGAAGAGAATTCCCTGGTTCCACTTCTCTAGGTCAAACACACACCTGACCTACTGAGATTAATAATCCCTATAGGTACCTTACTCCAAAGGTTAAGCTCAAAAGACTGAATTCAGATATAAAATCAACGTGATGTCTTATCATAAATACTTGTTCTCTTTACATAGATTGTTGGATATTTCACATTCCCTTCCTCAAAGGTTCCTTTAATCCCCGTCCAAGATAAGGAAGACTATTTACCCTGAAGTGATTAAGATTCAACTGGGATCTCGTGGTCAGGTGGCGAATAGGTTTAACAGACTTCATGGCCAAATCCTGTTCCATTTTCCAATTTCAATGTCCTCCAAAACTGTTGGCATAATTTCTCTGTGTGCTGTTCAGGCTGGGATTGGCATCAGTTCAAAGCCAAGTCTCAATGTCCAGTGCACCATGATAGGTATCAGTGagatacctttttttaaaaattaaaatccaGGGAGACTTTCTTTTTCCCTGGATAGGTCAATGGGAATCTTTGTTGAGTTGTGCAAaatcaggactggagagacaAACACTGGAGCCAAATTGTCCTCTACAGTACACGGTCAGCATTATCAATATATCCACAGGTCCTGACAGTTCCAGTGGGCCCAGGGAAACCAGACTGTATAGCACAGTCAATCTCTTTGCTATGCAGCTGAAAATGAGCTTCCCACAGAATAAAAATAGGACAATAAATGTTTCACAGCACTCTTATCAGGTGTGTGTTAGTCTCGCAGATAGGACAATAACTGGTTCACATCACTCTCATCAGGTATGTTATCCTTGCAGGTAGGACAATCCCTAAGCTAGTATGTCAAACATAGACCACTACCCTTATGGAGAAAATCACCATTTTCTAGGAGAGTTTTCTATGCACCTCAGATTTAAGTGACCAGCCCCAAATCTTGTAACTGTGTCCCCTTACCCAATATCTCCCATTGGCAGAAACATCTTGTCACCTCATCATGCTCCCTAGAGAGCTGAGATGTCTCAGTGTTCACCCttcattgttctaaactccaaagaataaaggtcCAAGTTCTTCAGCTGCTTGTGATAGAACCGTTCTCTCATCTCAGGAACCAGTCAATGAAATGCCATAGGGAACAGTTGTttgtctccaatcaccttaaaattatgccttcttgtaatagccatttccaccctgggaaaaaagatgcTGGATTTCCTCTCTTATCATCATATCTGTTTCTATCATGTCACCCTTCATCTTCCTTCACGCCAAAGAGAAAATCACAGTTCACTCAAACTTTTCTGATAAGGCATGATCTCCAATTCTTcaacagcattctggtaaatatcCTAtggaccctctctaaagcttctacatccttcctataatgaggtgacctgaattaaacacaatatttcaagtgtggtctaatcaggtGAGATTTTTCCAACACACAGGGGGGTAAGTGTGGAGCACGCTGCCAGGACCAGTGGCAGGGACGCATCAGGGACATGTAAGACACTTACATAGGCTCATGGATTTAAAAacttggagggctatgtgggagagaagggttagagtGACCATGGAGTTGATTAGAAGGTCGGTACAATATCATGCCACCCTATCAGCTTGTGAGGCAACTTTGTGAATCTATTGCCacagatcccatccctctgttcctccatgctGTTAATAACCGTACCCTTCACCTTGTACCCttccttcaagtttgaccttccaaagtgaatcaccacGAGTTTCTGTTTTGAACTCTATCAGACACCTCTCGGCCCAGCTCGGTATCCGGTCCGTGTCCTTTCGTGGCCTATGCTGACTGTGATTGATCCTGTAACTGGTTGTTGGTCTTCTGACTTTGTCTCTCTGCTTTCAGGGAATCACGCTGGAGATTCTCAGAGATGCCATGCTGGAGAACCTGCAGGAGACAAAAGGCTTCATGATCGATGGCTATCCCCGGACCCTAAAACAGGCTGAAACATTTGATAAATCAGTGAGTGTCGAGACTGACAACACACCTACTGTTCTGCCTACTCTCCTCCCACCCACTCCTGTCCTCATCGATCCCTCAGAG
Proteins encoded:
- the LOC140740275 gene encoding adenylate kinase isoenzyme 1-like isoform X2; translation: MGNCKSGETVQICDEVKEKLKANKIIFVIGGPGSGKGSQCLKMMEKYGFTHLSTGNLLRKEITNETERGKKIKKIMVEGGLVPLGITLEILRDAMLENLQETKGFMIDGYPRTLKQAETFDKSFIPPTIVLLIDCSPEVMKQRLINRGQTSGRFDDNEVTISKRVETYFADSVPVVKHYESKGLLRKIQGEGTEEDVFQSITAIVDEL